CATCTGGCTCGAGGTCATCGCCTCGGCCGGCCGGTTCGACCCCCGCCGCGGCCGAGCGGTGCCCTGGCTCCTGGGCGTGGCCGCGAACGTGACCGCGTCCGACGCCCGGCGGCGGGCCCGCGAGCGGGAAGCGGCGGCTCGACTGTCGGGGCGGCGCGTGCTGGACGAGGACGACGTGGCCCGCCTGGAGCGCGCCATCGACGCCGCAGCCATCGCGCCGGAGGCCCGGAGCGCGATCGCCGGCCTTCCTCCGGGAGAGCGGGCCATGGTCGAACTGGTGGCGTTGGAAGGCCTGACACCGGACGAGGCCGCTCGCGCCCTGGGCGTTCGTCCGGCCGCGGCCCGGATGCGGCTGGCCCGGGCCCGCCGGAAGCTTCGCGAAGAGCTCGGTGATCCATCGGACAGGGCGGTTGCGCTGCGCCGCACGGAGAAGGTGATCCCATGACCGGCTCGGATGTCATGCACAGGGAGCTCGGGGGCTTCGAGGCTCGGCTCCTTCCGGTGCTGCTGGAAGCGGTCGAAGATCGGGCGTCCTCGGCTGCGGGGGGTGCTTCCTCACCCGGGCGCGGCCCGCGCGTGCGGCGCAGGATCGTCGTTCGGGCCGCGACCCTCGCCGTGGCGGCCGTCGTCGGGGCCGTGGTAGCGGCGAACACGCTGGCGGCGGGCGCGGACACGGTGCAGGTCCGAGCGACGGATGCCATTCGGGATCCGGTTTCCGTCGAGCAACAGCTGCGGGAGCAGGGCGTCGACGCGACCATCCTGGTGGTGCCGGTCCCGGCCGACGTGGCGGGGACCTGGTGGGACCTCTACTTCGCGCCCCGAACCAACGTGGATCCCGAGGAGTGGTCCAGGCTGCTGGCCCAGGTCGGGGAGGGGATCGACCCGGGGCTTCCGCCCGATGTCTACGACCAGATCCTGGACCGCGGCCGGAACGTGTATCACCATGAGGTCCTCGACATCCCGAAGGACGTCCACGGGCCCCTGACGCTGATCGCGGGCCGGGCGCAGCGTCCCGGCGAGTCGCTCACGGGACTGGGCGGCGAGCTCTCGCCGGCGGGCGCGTTCTGGTGCATGGGGCTTGAGCGCTTGGACCCGTCGGACGCCGGCCGCGCCATCCAGGGCCTCGGGTATGGCGTGCGCTTCTACTACAACCCGCAGCCGTTGGCGCCCGTGGGCGTGGATCCCGCGGGGGATGGGTACGTGGACTCACCTCCGCCCGGATCGGCCATCACCGACGCATGGTTCGCGACGCCCACCGAGGTGGTGGTCGACCTCGTCCCCGCCGACCAGGCCGACGCCGTCCGCGCCGAGACGGGCACGCCCACGCCGGGCTCGACGCCGCCGCCCTGGGGCCCCGACTGCAAGGGAACCTGACCGGGCTGGCGGCGCACCGCCGTTCGGACGGACGCAGTTCCTTGAGCTCGTTCCCCGCCTTTCGAGGAACGGGGCGAGGCTCAAGCACGCGCAGGAAGAAGGTCGAGCGCTGCCCCCTCGCTGGTCCGGAGCACCGAGAAGTGCCGCCGGTCCAAGGTCGCCACCTTGGGCTCACCGAGGGCCTCGCAGGTGACGAACACGGCAGCGTCGACGAACCCGAGCGGGAAGTCGCTGTATTTCGCCTGGAGCCTGGCCGCGCGCAAGACGAGTGTCGGCGTCAAGGCGAACGCGTCGAACGCACCTTCCGCGATCTGCTCACAGAAACTCAGCCATGTCTCGACGGGCGCGGTCTTCCGAATCAAGAAATCAACCTCCACCAGCACCGGATCGGGAATGAGCAGATGCTCGGTCGCGGACTCCAGCAGCTGCTTGCAGGCGTGGTGAGCGGGATCGTCTCCGACGAGGGCCGCGATGAGGACCCCGGAGTCTAGGACGAGCGCCACGCTGCCGTCTCGTCTTCCACAGGAGCCTCTGGGTGGTCGCCGATCCATTCGGACCACGGCCGGCCATCCGGGGCAGTCCCGGCCGTGGGGACGAGGGGAAGCCGGGGCCGGAGGCGTTCCTGGTGAGGAGTCCGGTCGCCCCATGCCGTGAGGCCGAACGTGTTGGGGGCGACCCTCCGGAACGTCTGGGAGTGGCGCGGCAGCCTCGCGGCGAGCTGGTAGTTGATCTGGTCGGGCCTGGCTGCCCTGGATCGAGGATGCCGCCATCCCCGCGCCTTGATCCGCACACCGAGCTCCTGGACGTGCATCGGCCTCCCCTCTTCCTGAAGCACTCGCCTGGCCGCCTCGTGCAATGAAAGTCCCGCCAAGCTGGGGTCGTCCTTCGAGGTCCGAGCGCGGCGTTGTCCAGACGCCTCAGAGGGGTCGCGGGCCTCCCAGACCCCGAACGTGCGTCCGTACCCGAGTTCCCAGAGCGGATCGGCTCCGAAGAGGCGGCGGGCGCGGCCCTCGAGCCGGATGACCTCGGTCAACAGCCTGCCGGCCTGCGCGACACGCTCTTCTTCCTCAGCGGTCTTGGCGGAGGATGTCTCGATGAAGCTCTCCAGGGCTTCCCTGAGTTGCATCTTCAACTCCTTTACTATCTCAGAGTTGCAATAATCGTCCGACCGGGAGAGCGATGTCAACCCCTTTCCTGGGGCTCGGGTGCTCGACGAGGAAGCGTCCGGCCGGTACCATTCCGTCATGGAACCATCGGACGCCTGCCCTTCCCCGGGCGGGCGTTTCGCGTATCGGGGCATTTCGGACACGGCGAGAGCGAGGTAGAGAGGCCATGGAGATCGAGATCGGCACGGGCAAGACGGCCAGGCGGGCGTACGGGTTCGACGAGGTCGCGATCGTTCCGTCCCGGCGGACCAGGGACCCCGACGACGTCGACATCTCGTGGGAGATCGACGCCTACCAGTTCGACCTCCCCATGATGGCCTCGGCCATGGACGGGGTGGTCTCGCCGGCGACCGCCGTCCAGGTGGGGCGGCTGGGCGGGCTGGCCGTGCTGAACCTCGAGGGCCTGTGGACGCGCTACGAGGACCCCGAGCCGGTGCTCGAGGAGATCGCGTCGCTGTCCGACGACAAGGCCACCCGGCGGATGCAGGAGCTGTACCAGGAGCCCTTGAAGGCGGAGCTCATCGGCCGGCGGATCGCCGAGATCAAGGCCGGCGGGGTGGTCGCGGCGGCCTCGGTCACGCCGCAGCGGACCCGCCGATACGCGGACCTCCTGCTCCAGGCCGAGCTGGACATCCTGGTGATCCAGGGAACGGTGGTCTCCGCGGAGCACGTGTCCACCCGGTCCGAGCCGCTGAACCTGAAGGAGTTCATCGCCTCCTACGACCTTCCGGTGATCGTGGGCGGCTGCGCCTCGTTCTCCACGGCGCTGCACCTCATGCGGACCGGCGCGGTGGGCGTGCTGGTGGGGGTGGGGCCGGGCGCGGCGTGCACGACTCGGGGCGTGATCGGGGTGGGCGTTCCCCAGGCCACCGCCATCGCCGACGCCGCCGCCGCCCGGATGCAGCACATGCACGAGACCGGCCGGTACTGCCACGTCATCGCGGACGGCGGGATGCGCACCGGCGGCGACATCGCCAAGGCCATCGCCTGCGGGGCGGACGCCGTGATGATCGGCTCGCCGCTCACCCGGGCGTACGAGGCGCCGGGCCGGGGCTTCCACTGGGGCATGGCCACGTTCCACCCACAGCTGCCCCGCGGCGCCCGCGTGTCGACGCGTCAGGTGGCCTCGCTCGAGGAGATCCTGGTGGGCCCGGCGCATGAGAACGACGGCACGCTCAACCTGTTCGGGGCGCTTCGGATGTCCATGGCCACGACCGGCTACGCGAACGTGAAGGAGTTCCAGAAGGCGGAGCTGGTCATCGCGCCGGCCATCAAGTCCGAGGGGAAGACCTATCAGAAGGCCCAGGGCGTGGGGATGGCGTGACCGCGTGACCCCGCCCGCCCCGCGCCCCGTCCTGGTCCTCGACTTCGGGGCGCAGTACGCGCAGCTCATCGCCCGGCGGGTCCGGGAGTGCCACGTGTACTCCGAGATCGTGCCGTTCGACACCTCCCCGGCCGATCTGGCCGCCCGCCGTCCATCCGGGCTGATCCTGTCCGGAGGCCCTGCGTCGGTGTACGAGGACGGCGCGCCGGGCATCGACCCGGACGTGTTCCGGCTGGGTGTCCCGGTCCTGGGGATCTGCTACGGGCTCCAGCTCATGGCGAAATCGCTGGGCGGGGAGGTGGCAGCGACGGGGGCCCGCGAGTACGGCCGGACCGAGCTTCGGGTGGACTCGCCGGGCGTGCTGATCGCCGACCTCGCCGACCGGGAGACCGTGTGGATGAGCCACGGCGACGCGGTGACGCGCGCTCCGGACGGGTTCCGGGTCACCGCCCGCACCGACGCCACGCCGGTGGCCGCCATGGAGGACCCGGAACGCGGCATGTACGCGGTCCAGTTCCACCCCGAGGTGGCCCACACCCGCCGCGGCCTGGACGTGATGAAGCGGTTCCTCTACGACGGGTGCGGGCTGCTCCCCGAGTGGACGCCGGCCAACGTCATCGAGCGCGGTGTCGAGCGGATCCGCCAGCAGGTCGGCGACGCCGAGGTGCTGTGCGCGCTGTCGGGCGGTGTCGACTCCGCCGTGGCCGCGCTGCTGGTGTACAAGGCCCTCGGGGACCGTCTGACCTGCGTGTTCGTGGACACTGGGCTCCTGCGGGAGGGCGAGCCGGACCAGGTGGAGGACACGTTCGCCCGGCACTTCCGCGTCCCGCTGGTGCACGTGAAGGCGGCGGACCGGTTCCTGGAGAAGCTGGCCGGGGTGACCGACCCCGAGGACAAGCGTAAGCGGATCGGCGAGGAGTTCATCCGGGTGTTCGAGGAGGTCGCACGCGAGCACCGCGGCGCGCGGTTCCTGGTGCAGGGCACGCTGTACCCGGACGTGATCGAGAGCGGTTCGCGGACCGCGGCGCGGATCAAGAGCCATCACAACGTGGGGGGCCTGCCGGAGGTCATGGACCTCGAGCTGGTGGAGCCGCTTCGGGACCTGTTCAAGGACGAGGTCCGCAAGGTCGGCGAGGAGCTGGGCCTCCCTGAGGAGATCGTGTGGCGCCAGCCGTTCCCGGGCCCGGGGTTGGCCGTGCGGATCGTCGGCGAGATCACGGCGGAGCGGCTCTCGCTGGTCCGGGCCGCGGACGCCATCCTGCGGGAGGAGGTCCGCCGGGCCGGGCTCGACCGAGAGCTGTGGCAGTACTACGCGGCGCTGCTGGCCGGCGTGCGGAGCGTTGGCGTGATGGGCGACGGCCGGACCTACCAGCATCCCGTGGTGATCCGGGCCGTGACCAGCGAGGACGCCATGACCGCGGACTGGGCCCGGCTCCCCTACGACCTGCTCGAACGCGTGGCCAGTCGGGTCATCGCGGAGGTCCCTGGCGTCAACCGCGTCGTCTACGACGTCAGCAGCAAGCCCCCCGCCACCATCGAGTGGGAGTGACCGGGGGCCGCCTCCCGGTCGGAGGCGGCGGGGCGTGAGCAGCTGGGTCGACGTCGAGGCCGCCGAACCGGACTTCTCCTCGCGAGTTCGCTCCCTGTTCGACGCCCGCAAGCACAAGACCATCGCCACGCTGCGCCGGGACGGGTCGCCGCGCATCAGCGGCATCGAGGTCGAGTTCTCGGAGGGCGAGGTGTGGCTGGGGATGATGCCGGACTCCGTGAAGTCGCGAGACCTGCGACGGGACCCCCGCCTCGCGCTGCACAGCGCGTCGGAGGACCCACCGGAGGACGACCCCAGCCGGTGGCCGGGAGACGCGAAGATCTCCGGCGTCGCCGTGGAGGCGCCGAACCCGCAGGGCCCAGGTCCGCCTGCGAACCGGTTTCGGATCGACATCCGGGAGATCGTGCTGACTCGCGTGGGCGAGCCGGCCGACCACCTCGTCATCGAGTCGTGGCACCCCGACCGTGGCCTGGAGCGACGGCACCGCCGGTAGCGGCGAGCACGGTCTTCGCGCACGAAGGGCTCACCGGTCGGATCGTGGCCCCGCGTCCAACGACAGCACCTCGAAGGTCCGGGGGGCGACCCGCTCTTCGGCCCGGCACGTCAGGAAGACCGGATCGGCGGAACCCGGCCCGACACGAGCCGTGTGCACGGCGCCGTCGCCGTCCCGGAACGTAACCTGGACCGACCCGTCCGGGTGGCGGGAGGGCCGCGCCGGCAGGAGGTCCTCCACCCCTGCCAGCCCGAGGTGAGCGCGAAGGGCCTGTTCCGCGGTCTGGACGTCGACGGGCCACGAGCTCCGGCCGCGATACCGCGTGAGGTCCAGGCGCCCGCGTTCGTACGCCCGGGCGATGGCCGGCGCCTCGTCCGGCTCCACCCAGCCGAAATAGACGCCGTGGGGAAAGCAGACCACGTTCCCGGCGAACCGATCGCCGCCGATGTGCGAGCACTCCCACGTCCGGTCGGGGAACTCCCCGGCCAGGGCGCGGAACAGCGGCCGCCCGCGCTCGGCGCAGCACACGTCGTGGCGGCCGTTCGTGCACACCAGGAACAGCGGCCCGTCGAAGGGCTCGCCGAGACCTACGGGCTCCCCGGCATGGAGCGGCGCGAGGTCCAGGTCGAGCAGCGAGGCGGGATCGTCGATCACCCCGTGGAACAGGACCGGCGAGGTGCGCGTTCCGCCCGTGTGGGCCAGGAACACGTTCACGCCGTTCGGCCTCCGGTCCGGCCGGCGGATCAGGATCACCCGGATCTTCAGGGCGTGGGCCCGCTCGTGGAGCGCGCGAGCGACCGGTGCGGGCAGCCGGCTGTCGCAGAGGGCATCGATGCCCCACGCCCCCGGCTGCTCGAGCAAGAGCCAGTTCCTGACGTGTGAGGCTGTGCCGGCCAGCGGATCGTGACGCAGGCGGGCCTCCACCGAGCACCTGGGCCGGCCGGAGGCGACCGCCCGGCCGGGGTCAGCCAACGATCTCGAGCAGTCCCTCGCGGACCAGGCGTCGTACCAGCACCAGGCGGCTCTCCTCGTCCAGGTACGGCGTCAGGTCACGCACGGCCAGCCGGTCCGCGTCCGCGATGGCGCGCATGGCCGGCTCGGCCCACGCCGGCATCCGCAGCTCCCGGTCGCCGAGGTAGACCGCGAGTTGTTCGTCCTTCGCCTCGAGCACCAGCATCGACCCCGCCCGGCGGGCCACGATGGAATCGTCGGACAGGTTCGGCAGGGCCAGCAGTTGCTGGAGCTGCCCGGCCAGCAGGGGCTGGCGCTTCGTCAGGAACCGCCGGGACAGCCGGCCGGCGATCTCGTCGGCGTCGGCCTTCTCCACCCACCGGGAAAGGGCCTGGAGCCGATCCTCGACTGCCCGGCGGAAGCGCTCCCGGTCCTGGGTGAACCGCAGCGGCAGCGGCTCGGCGAACTCCGGCTCGGTCGCGGCCATGGCCACCGCCTCGTCCAGGACCTGTTGCCACGTCGGGCTCAGGATGCCCACGGTGAGGTGACCCGATGCCGCTCGCTGCGCCGTGGCGGCGTGCGGGAAGCCCTTCGGGATGTACAGGCAGTCGCCGGGCCCCACCTCCGCGTCGACGGCGGGCCGCCGCTCGCCCGCGTCGTCGTCGGGCTCGAACACCTGCCAGGCCTTCGTCCCGAACACCTGGAGCACGAAGACGTCGTGCTCGTCTCGGTGCACGGCCAGCCCCCGGGAGCCCGGCGGTGTGATGTACGCGTTGACCTGCGTGGGATGGCCGAGCTCGATCTCGAGCTCCCGGCAGAATCGTGCCAGCGGGAGCCAGTACCGGTGCACCCCCTGGAGCACGATGGTGGCGCCCCGCTCGAACTCCCGGAAGATCTTCACCGGGTCGGCCATGCCGGAGACGGTCTGGGAGCCGGTGCGGGCCGTCTTGGTCACCGCTGGGGGCGGGAGGGTCTTCCCGTCCTTGACCAGGCGAAACGACGGCAGCCGGATGGCCATCGAGCTGACGATGCGGTCGACGTCGGCCAGCGACAGCAGGTCGTCGAAGCCGTTGGGGTCGCCTCCGGGCCGGTGGAGCGGGCGGCGAGCCCAGGACTCCCTTGCGAACCCGTCGGGGTCGCCGACGCAACGCGAGAGCGCCGTGGTCACGAACGGCCGGCTTCGCTACGAGTCCTGCGAGTCCTGCGAGTCCGCGTCCTCGCCGTCGGCGTCGTCCGAGTCGCTGTCCACGTCGTCGGAGTCGGGGTCGGCGCTGTCGGTGTCCGGGGCATCGGCCTTGTCCGCGGTGTCGGTGGTGTCCGTCTTGTCCGCCGTGTCCGTCGCGTCGCCGCTGTCCACGCCGTCGGTGTCCCGGGTGTCGGTGGTGTCGCTGTCCGCGTCGGTGGTGTCGGTGTCGGGCCCGGGCCGCTCGTCCAGCGTCGCTCCCACCGTGCTGATGTCCTCGTCCCGCAGCGTCCTGGTCTCGTCCGTCACCGCGCCACCTCCTGGTCGTTGGGCTCGGGCCAGTCTATCGTGAGCCCGTACGGCGCTTCGGTGGTCATCACCCGCCAGGCTCCGCCGGGACCAATGACCCATCGAGGAGGGGGCACCTGGCACCTGTCCCCGAAGCCCGTCGAAGCGAGCCTCGCTGGAAACCGGGAACGGACGGGAGGACCCGATGGGGATCGACGCCGGAGCCGGCGCCTCCGTGGCGGCGCTGGTGAATCTGAACGGGAACCCGCACTACATCCACTGGGGCTGGTTCCAGATGTCAGTGGCCAACTTCGTGGTGGTACTGCTGATGGTGGTGGTGTTCGTGCTTGCGATCGTGCTGCCGTTCCCCAGGGGCCGGGACCGATGAGCGTGCCGGGCGAACCCAGGATGTGGACGGAGCGGCTGCGCAGCACGGCTCTTCGGGCCCTGCCGCCTGACCGCCTGCTCCCGGACAGGCAACCGGTGTACGTGGCCTCCTGGATCTACGTGTTCGGCGTGCTGACCATCGCGGCCTTCTCGGCCGTCCTGGTGTCCGGCTCGGTGCTGGCCATCTTCGGCCCCGCATGGTGGCACACCTCGAAGGTCGGGCTCTTCGTGAACAGCCTCCACCTGTGGAGCACCGAGCTGTTCTTCGTCTTCATGGTCATCCACCTGTGGGGCAAGTTCTTCATGGCCGCCTGGAGAGGAAAGCGGGCCCTCACCTGGATCACCGGCGCGGTGGCCTTCGTCGCGTCCATCGGAACCGCTTTCACCGGCTATCTCTCGCAACAGAACTTCGCCTCCCAGTGGATCGCTTCGGAGGGGAAGGACGGCCTCAACTCGGTCGGGATCGGGGCATTCTTCAACGTCCTGAACTTCGGGCAGATGATCATGTGGCACATCCTGCTCCTGCCTCTCGCCCTGGGCGTGCTCATCGTCGCCCACGTGCTGCTGGTGCGGCGCCGCGGCGTGGTGCCGCCGTTCCCGCCGAGGGGACCCGCTCTCGGCGAGATCCCCTCCGAACCTGCCGCCTCGCCCGCGGAGTCCGCGGGTGGGCGATGAGCGTCGCACCGGACGCTGCGAGCCGCAAACGGACGCCGGCGCCCGAGAAAACGTGGGTGGGGGGATACCGCTCCTACGACCTGGTCAAGGAGTTCGTCGCGGCGGTGGTGCTGGTCGCGGTGCTGACCACCGTGCTGGCCGTGCTGTTCGGGTCGCCCGACGAGGCGCCGGTCACCATCGCCCGGTGGTCGCGCGCCGACCCCAAGGACTTCGTGGCCGCTGCCGTGACCGAGCTGAACGGGACCAGCGAGGTCGCCCAGTACGGCCCCCCATACACGGACACGCCGGACGCCGCCCAGAAGATCGGGCCGATCTCCCTCCAGACCATCCCGGGGGTTCGCATCCCGATCGACACGGCGCGGGCGTTCGTGCTGGATCCGCTGCGGGCTGAGGCCGCGGACGATCCCGCCGTGGAGTCTGCCCTGGCCACCTACGAGGGGGCTTCCGTGGATCAGCGGACGAGGTGGACGGACGCCTACGGCAAGGCACTGGACCGGGCTACCTTCTCGAACGGGACGATCTCCATGCCCTCCGGCGACTACGGACCGGTGCAGCCGATCATGCAGCAGCTACTGGGCTTGGCGGCCGGCGGCGGCCTGGACGGCGCGCTGCTGGCGGACACGCAGTTCTACCAGACCGACTTCACCAAGCCGATGCTGTTCATCTCGGGCGGTTCGTACTTCGAGGACCTCGCCGCGAAAGAGC
This window of the Actinomycetota bacterium genome carries:
- a CDS encoding sigma-70 family RNA polymerase sigma factor, producing IWLEVIASAGRFDPRRGRAVPWLLGVAANVTASDARRRAREREAAARLSGRRVLDEDDVARLERAIDAAAIAPEARSAIAGLPPGERAMVELVALEGLTPDEAARALGVRPAAARMRLARARRKLREELGDPSDRAVALRRTEKVIP
- a CDS encoding PIN domain-containing protein, with amino-acid sequence MALVLDSGVLIAALVGDDPAHHACKQLLESATEHLLIPDPVLVEVDFLIRKTAPVETWLSFCEQIAEGAFDAFALTPTLVLRAARLQAKYSDFPLGFVDAAVFVTCEALGEPKVATLDRRHFSVLRTSEGAALDLLPARA
- a CDS encoding winged helix-turn-helix domain-containing protein, translating into MTSLSRSDDYCNSEIVKELKMQLREALESFIETSSAKTAEEEERVAQAGRLLTEVIRLEGRARRLFGADPLWELGYGRTFGVWEARDPSEASGQRRARTSKDDPSLAGLSLHEAARRVLQEEGRPMHVQELGVRIKARGWRHPRSRAARPDQINYQLAARLPRHSQTFRRVAPNTFGLTAWGDRTPHQERLRPRLPLVPTAGTAPDGRPWSEWIGDHPEAPVEDETAAWRSS
- a CDS encoding GuaB3 family IMP dehydrogenase-related protein; this encodes MEIEIGTGKTARRAYGFDEVAIVPSRRTRDPDDVDISWEIDAYQFDLPMMASAMDGVVSPATAVQVGRLGGLAVLNLEGLWTRYEDPEPVLEEIASLSDDKATRRMQELYQEPLKAELIGRRIAEIKAGGVVAAASVTPQRTRRYADLLLQAELDILVIQGTVVSAEHVSTRSEPLNLKEFIASYDLPVIVGGCASFSTALHLMRTGAVGVLVGVGPGAACTTRGVIGVGVPQATAIADAAAARMQHMHETGRYCHVIADGGMRTGGDIAKAIACGADAVMIGSPLTRAYEAPGRGFHWGMATFHPQLPRGARVSTRQVASLEEILVGPAHENDGTLNLFGALRMSMATTGYANVKEFQKAELVIAPAIKSEGKTYQKAQGVGMA
- the guaA gene encoding glutamine-hydrolyzing GMP synthase produces the protein MTPPAPRPVLVLDFGAQYAQLIARRVRECHVYSEIVPFDTSPADLAARRPSGLILSGGPASVYEDGAPGIDPDVFRLGVPVLGICYGLQLMAKSLGGEVAATGAREYGRTELRVDSPGVLIADLADRETVWMSHGDAVTRAPDGFRVTARTDATPVAAMEDPERGMYAVQFHPEVAHTRRGLDVMKRFLYDGCGLLPEWTPANVIERGVERIRQQVGDAEVLCALSGGVDSAVAALLVYKALGDRLTCVFVDTGLLREGEPDQVEDTFARHFRVPLVHVKAADRFLEKLAGVTDPEDKRKRIGEEFIRVFEEVAREHRGARFLVQGTLYPDVIESGSRTAARIKSHHNVGGLPEVMDLELVEPLRDLFKDEVRKVGEELGLPEEIVWRQPFPGPGLAVRIVGEITAERLSLVRAADAILREEVRRAGLDRELWQYYAALLAGVRSVGVMGDGRTYQHPVVIRAVTSEDAMTADWARLPYDLLERVASRVIAEVPGVNRVVYDVSSKPPATIEWE
- a CDS encoding pyridoxamine 5'-phosphate oxidase family protein yields the protein MSSWVDVEAAEPDFSSRVRSLFDARKHKTIATLRRDGSPRISGIEVEFSEGEVWLGMMPDSVKSRDLRRDPRLALHSASEDPPEDDPSRWPGDAKISGVAVEAPNPQGPGPPANRFRIDIREIVLTRVGEPADHLVIESWHPDRGLERRHRR
- a CDS encoding sucrase ferredoxin, with protein sequence MLEQPGAWGIDALCDSRLPAPVARALHERAHALKIRVILIRRPDRRPNGVNVFLAHTGGTRTSPVLFHGVIDDPASLLDLDLAPLHAGEPVGLGEPFDGPLFLVCTNGRHDVCCAERGRPLFRALAGEFPDRTWECSHIGGDRFAGNVVCFPHGVYFGWVEPDEAPAIARAYERGRLDLTRYRGRSSWPVDVQTAEQALRAHLGLAGVEDLLPARPSRHPDGSVQVTFRDGDGAVHTARVGPGSADPVFLTCRAEERVAPRTFEVLSLDAGPRSDR
- a CDS encoding cupin domain-containing protein yields the protein MTTALSRCVGDPDGFARESWARRPLHRPGGDPNGFDDLLSLADVDRIVSSMAIRLPSFRLVKDGKTLPPPAVTKTARTGSQTVSGMADPVKIFREFERGATIVLQGVHRYWLPLARFCRELEIELGHPTQVNAYITPPGSRGLAVHRDEHDVFVLQVFGTKAWQVFEPDDDAGERRPAVDAEVGPGDCLYIPKGFPHAATAQRAASGHLTVGILSPTWQQVLDEAVAMAATEPEFAEPLPLRFTQDRERFRRAVEDRLQALSRWVEKADADEIAGRLSRRFLTKRQPLLAGQLQQLLALPNLSDDSIVARRAGSMLVLEAKDEQLAVYLGDRELRMPAWAEPAMRAIADADRLAVRDLTPYLDEESRLVLVRRLVREGLLEIVG
- a CDS encoding cytochrome b N-terminal domain-containing protein produces the protein MSVPGEPRMWTERLRSTALRALPPDRLLPDRQPVYVASWIYVFGVLTIAAFSAVLVSGSVLAIFGPAWWHTSKVGLFVNSLHLWSTELFFVFMVIHLWGKFFMAAWRGKRALTWITGAVAFVASIGTAFTGYLSQQNFASQWIASEGKDGLNSVGIGAFFNVLNFGQMIMWHILLLPLALGVLIVAHVLLVRRRGVVPPFPPRGPALGEIPSEPAASPAESAGGR